The stretch of DNA ACGTCCCTTGGTTCTTGTCGAGGGAACAGAAGATATTTACTGTGTGAGAAAAGTACATCCTAATGCTATACGCGGAATGTTAGCAACCATTGCAGTAGATTATGGTATCCCTTTACTTTATACCAAAAACTTTCATGAGACTGCGTTGATTTTATCGTTGATCGCCAAACGAGAGCAGGACGAGCTTGGGAGAGATTTTAGTTATCACGCAACGAAAAAACCCTTAACCTTAAAAGAACAACAGGAGTATATCATCTCCTCACTTCCTGGCATAGGACCAAGCTTAGCGAAACCTCTCCTTAAAAGATTCAAGTCAGTCAAGAGAGTGATGAACGCAAGGGAAGAAGAACTCAAAGAGGTTGAACTTATTGGAGAGAAAAAAGCCAAAGCTATTTCCTCAGTGATAGAGAGTGAATATATTGATGAAGAATCCATGAAACAATGAAGACAAAGATTTAAATATATTAAATGGTTACACAGTATTGAATATAATGAATATTGAGGTAGGTCAATATGCCAACGATAACGTTATCAGTTCCAGAAGATTTAAAACAGGAAATGGATGAAGAAAGAGAAATAAATTGGTCCGAAGTAGCAAGAGCTGCAATCAAAATGAAATTGTCTCAATTAAAGATACTCAAATCTATATCTGCGAAGTCAACATTAACAGAGAAAGATGCTTTGGAACTAGGTAGAAAAATAAACAAATCTTTGCACCAGAGATATAATCAATAAGATGGAATTTGTTATTGATGCCAACATTTTAATGTCTGCACTTGTAGCTACAGAAGGAGCAACTTATGATTTAATGTTTAGCGAGAGAATGGCGTTATTTGCTCCTGAATTCTTAATGGAAGAATTTGAAAAATATAAAAATGAGATTCTAAAAAAGTCAGGGCTATCTCAATCCGATTTCGAATTATTTTTATCTTTAATCAGTTCAAGAATTGAACTTATTCCAAAGAAGGAGTTTAAAAAATTAATTCCTGAAGCAAAAAAAATAACTCCCGACCCAAAGGATACAGAGTACATTGCCCTTGCCTTAAAAATGAGATGTAGCCTTTGGTCAAACGATAAAAGACTTAAAGAACAAGATAAAGTTAACGTTTATAGTACGGGTGAATTATTGAAAATTATACAAGAGTCTATAATACGATGACGTTTATAAAAGAAATGAGACAAACCGCAGAAAAGGCCGCACGAGTTGCAGGGAAGATTATTCTCAACTCTTTTCAACAGGATATCCGCTTCGAGAGGAAAAAAGATCATTCCTTTGTCAGCATCGTTGATAAGGAATGTGAGGAGAACATCAGAAAAATTATTTTGAGTCATTATCCTACCCATGCAATCATGGGCGAGGAATTTGGATTCAAAGAGGGATCAGAGAATAAAGGCAATACGGAGAATATCATTTGGCATATTGATCCTTTGGATGGAACAAGTAACTTTAAAAACAAATATAGGACTGTTGTCGTTTCGATTGGTGTTGAAAAGCATAACGTCTTTATCATGGGCGTTATTTACAATCCCTTTACCAATGAACTCTGTTATGCTGAAAAGGGCAGGGGAGCGTTTTGTAATGGAAAACGACTCAAGGTGAGCAATGCAAGCTTTCAGGAGGGTATTGTCATGCTCAATGGCACCTTTCGGGGAAAAGAAAGAATCAAACGAAAAGTTGCCTTTCTTGAGGCCTTTGCCAGGATTAGTCCACGCATCCGTATGCTTGGCAGCAATGTCCTCCAACTCGTAGATGTTGCCAATGGTATTGCTGTAGCAAATATCTCTGACGGACTCTACATACATGACTTAGCAGCAGGTCTTGTCTTGGTACGAGAAGCTGGTGGCATAGTAACTGATATTTATGGTAACGAACCAACGCGGGAAACAAGAACGGTAATCGCAGTAAACACCGTCAAAAACTATAAAGCAATCCTCAAGATTACGAGACAACTATACTAAGGGTTTACTCCTTCATAAAGCTAAGAACTTCATCACGCTTTTTCTTCATAAGTGATGCTGAAACTGCTTCAAGATTCAATCGTAATAGTGGTTCAGTATTACTCTGGCGGACATTAAACCAGAAGGTATCATAGGTAATCGTAACGCCATCCAACCATGAGATCTCCTGTGCATCCTTATAGTGTTGTGCAAGGTTTTGCATGATTTGCTCCTTATTCTTCACCACCACATTAATCTCACCGGAATGAACATACTTTTTATAAGGCTGCATGAGTGTTGCAAATGATTTATTTTTTGCTGACAACCACTGAAGGATTTTAAGAATAATGATCATAGGGACTTCATAATAGGCATCATCGACGTGTAAGAAATAATGGCCTGAGGATTCGCCAGCAAAGATAGCTTTTTCTTTGCGCATGACTTCTTTAATTAAGGAATGACCGACACGGGTAAGGATTGGCTTTCCTCCTGCTTCAAGAATCATATCTTTGGTAATCTTTCCCGGCCGAATATCATAACATATCTTAGCTCGTGGATGTTCTTGTAAAAAGATTTGGGCCAATAATCCTCGCAGAATTGGTTGTGGCACAGTCTGGCCTTTATTGTCAACAAAAAATACTCTGTCTCCATCACCATCAGGCGCAATACCAAGGTCTGCCTTTACTTCGAGAATTTTTTGCTTGAGTTGTTCAAGATTTTTTTCCTGAAGCGGATCTGGCTGGTGCGCAGGAAAAGTCCCATCGAGGGTAAAATTAACTTTAATCAAACGGCAGGGTAGATAATGAAAGAGTTCCTCAAGATACAAAGCACCCATGCTATTGGCTGCATCGGCAACGATAGTAAAGGGCTTGATCGGTGATGTCACTTCCGAAAAAGATACAAACCGGAGATCATGAACAACATGTTCCTTCAACACATCCTTCGGTAAGGTAACTTTTCCCTGTGTTTCTTTTTTCGGAAAAACGTTTTTTTCTATGAGGGATTGAAGCTCCCGTATACCCGTTTCTCCGCTTATCGGGATTGCATGATGCCGAACCAGTTTAAAACCGTTATATTCTTTCGGATTATGAGAAGCTGAAACAACAACGCCACCATCAGTTTGATAATGCACAACAGCAAAATAAAAAGTTGGTGTTGATACTAAACCGAGGTCGAGAACATCGGCACCTTGCGTTGTCATTCCTCGGATAAGATTTGTAGCAAGTACCGGAGATGATAATCGCATATCTCTTCCGACCGCTAACAACAGTTTTTTTCTTTTCTGCTCTTTTTGCATGAGGGTAACAAATGCTCTTCCTAAAAGAAAAGCGGTTTCCTCATTAAGCTCAGTCGGATAAACTCCTCTGATGTCGTATGCTTTGAAGATATGTGGACTCGTCATTTGTTGATATCCCTCCAGTTCTTTTTTGCCACATCATAACGTTCCATGGTACCTGTATCAAACCATTGTCCTTGAAAAGGATAGCCAAAGAGCTTTCCTTCAGTAGCGAGTTGAGGAAAAACATTGGTCTCGAGCATAGCAAATCCTTGAGGGATATAGTTGAGAACTGCTGGTTCCATCATATAAAATCCCGAATTAATAAGCTTTGATGGCTCTGTTCCTGGAGCAGGTTTTTCAACAAACATAAGAATACGATTACTGTGTAGTTTTGCAACACCATAATGTTGTGGATCCTGTACTGTAGTTAAGGCAAGCGTGGCAAGTGCGTTGTTTTTCTGATGGAGCTTTGTCATCTCAGCGATGTCAATATCCTTGAGTTCGTCACCATTACAGGCAATAAACGTTTCACGAAGGTAGTCTTTTGCGAGAAGCAGAGGACCTGCTGTTCCTAATGGCTCTTTCTCTTCAATATAGGTGATGTGGACACCAAATCCTTTTCCATCGCCAAAGTAATCCATGATCTTTTCTTTAAGGTAGCCAACTGAAAGAATAATTTCAGTGATATCATATTTTAAAAATAAATCAAAGAGATGCTCAGTCAAGGTTTTACCGTGGACAGGTAACAATGCTTTTGGAAGGGTGTTTGTTAACGGCCGCAATCGTGTTCCCTTACCACCTGCAAGAATAACTGCTTTTTGAGGAAATTGCATAGCTATTGGAGAGAAAACTCGTATATAAAGGTTTGGATGAGCACGGCTTCATCCAAAAAAAGGGTTAGCAGCTCAAGTCAAAGTCCCATCACATTATTGAATCCAACCGACAAGGGGGATGTCCCTTACGGGGAATGTCGGCGATCATACACAACAGAGAGGACTTTGAAGCTGCTAACTTGAGCTTGAGGGATAAAAAACTTTATATAGTGTGTAACGTTTCGCTCTCATAATTAGGGGACAATAGTTTTCAACCATACGGAGGTTACGTATGAAACTCAAAGATCATCTACTCAAAAGCGGTGCACATCCCCACCTTGTTACCGTCATGTGTTCTATTGCCGATATGACCAAGTCAATTTCCCAAGCTATAATCCATCAACAGGAAAAGGAAAAAACAACTAATATCCATGGCGATGAACAAACGGCCCTTGACAAATGGGCAGATGATTTTCTCGTGAAGGGATTGCATGATTTGCGCTTAGTAAAAACTATTGCCTCAGAAGAACAGTCTGAAATTATTGAGATGGTGAAGGCAGAAGGAGAATTTGGAGTTACTCTTGATCCTTTAGATGGTTCCAGTCTTATCGATGTCAATCTTTCGTTAGGAACTATTGTTGGCATCTTTGAAGAAGGAGATGTCCTTGAAAAGGGTGAGCTGTTAGATGCTGCGTTCTATGTTGTCTATGGTCCTTTAACAACGTTAGTATACACGGTTAAAAATGGGGTTCACGAGTTTGTCTTAACACCAAAAAATGAGTTTGTCTTACGCAAAGAAAACATGACGATTCCTGAAGGAAAGATCTATGCGCCAGGAGGATTAGTAAAAGAGTACCTGCCTGCTCATGCTGCCTATGTTAAAGCATTAGAGGAACAAGGTTACAAACTACGCTACAGTGGAGGGATGGTTCCTGACATTAACCAAATTCTGCATAAAGGCGGTATCTTCATGTATCCCCAAGTAAAGGGAAGTGAAAACGGGAAACTCAGGCTTCTGTTTGAATGCAATCCATTATCATTTATCATTACCCAAGCAGGAGGAGCATGTAGCGACGGAAAACAAAGTATCCTCACGAAGAAACCACAATCAATTGCAGACCGAACACCTATCTATGTTGGCAGCAAGGGTGCTGTTCGCTTAGCAGAAGAATATCTGAGTGGAAAGAAAAAATGACCTTCACTTTGTTTTAATTTTTGTAATTACTCAAGCACTACCATCGTCTGGGTACTATGCACACCTTCAAGCCTTCTCAATGTTTCAATGATATAACTTAGATCCTTTGTATCCTTAATGTAGATTTTAATGAGAATATCAAAATGTCCGGTGATCATATAAACCTCCTCAGCGTGTATCAGTTTAAGTATCTTTTGTTTGAGCTGTGGCTGGTTTAATGTCTTAAAATTAGAAGAGTCAACAGTAAGGAATATATAAGTTAGGATAGGTCTACCTGTTTTTGTATGATCAATTTTTGTTGTATATTCTGTAATAATTTTTTCTTTTTCAAGCCTCTTTAGCCGAGTATGGATTGTAGTAATCGGAAGTCCGATAATTTTGGATAGATCTCTTGTCGAAGCTCTTGCATTATGTTTTATGGCTTCAAGAATTAATTCATCTTTCTTATCTAGATTTCCATTCATTTTCAGAACATTTGTTCCGTTATTATTTATAAATCTTGCTTTTGTTTGTTATTTCGTTCAAAAAAGGATACACAAGTTTTAAAAATTCGATGTGATTCTCGAGAGTTTACTCTTTTCAAATAAAGTGGAGGGGGAATATGGACAAAAATATGAACGGTTTTCCAAATCCAAAGATAGTAATAGCCGGTGCTGGCGGTATTGGTTCTGCAGTAGGGTTGATTCTGAGAGAGATTGGAGATGTAGCTCCCGCAACGATCTACATAGGTGATATGGATGTTGCTACTGCAAGAAACGCTGCCATGTTTATTGCCGATGGCTCATCAAAAAAAGGGGATGTTGAACCTTTTGAGTTGCCAAAACATGGAACAAGTGATGGCCTAGAAAGAGTTGTAAAAGATTCTCATCTGCTCCTTGATTGTCTCCCAGGAAGTGAAGCACCAAGAATGGCTGAATTGGCATTACGCCACGGATTAAGCTATGCAAACCTGACCGAGTATGTTGATGAAACAAACAGAATAATCAGCATGGCTGACGGAACCGAAAGTGGCCTTATCCTACAAACAGGGCTTGCACCCGGATTTATTAATGTCTTAGCAATGCGCCTTCTCAGAGAGTTCACTGAAAGATATGGAAGCGAGGCTAAAATTGATTATGTTGCAATGAAAGTTGGAGCCTTATCGCAACATGCAGGTCCTCCTTCATATTATGCATTTACCTGGAGCCCCATTGGAGTTGCAACAGAATATATAGAACCGGCTATTGTCATAAGGGATGGGAAGAAGACAACGGTAGATTCCTTATCTGAACGAGGTTTTGCCGTTATTAACGGAAGGAGATATGAAGAAGACCTCACCTCAGGAGGGGCTGCTGATCTTCCTGACCATTTAGCAGGACGGGTAAATAGACTGGATTATAAAACATTACGACATGAAGGTCATTATACATGGATCGATGGTTTGTTACAACAAATCTCTCAAGATAGTAATGACCATAAAGCACAGAAATTACAACCGTTAATGGAACAATACGTTCCTTCAGTTGAAGAAGATTTTGTGGTGATCTATGCATCGGTTACAGGTAGTGAACCAACACAAAACGGTAATGGCCAATTAAGAACCGTAGAGAGAGCATATGTTATTGAACCTTCTCAGATTGGGTCAAGGCAATTGAGGGCAATTCAATCAACAACAGCTGCAAGTCTTGCTGAATCGGCAAGATTACTCTTTAACAAAAAACCGAAAGGAGTACTTCTTCAGAGCCAGATTGACGGCCAACAATTTTTGAACGGGCCGTACGTATCAGCAGTTTATGGAAAAACCACTTTCAATAGATAAAATCGTTGCATATGCCTATTGATACCGTACCTAGAAGAAAACTTTGAATAAACGAAGTTTATCAAAGTTTTCAATGTTTTATTTTCCTTGATAAATCTTCATTGCCGTTTCAACATCTTTCCCATCTAAGGTTATGGCAGAGATGGCATTGCACATGCGAACAGCTTCATCCAATGGCTTCTGATGGACGTTTCTTCCCGTAGCATTACCACTTGCACCGCTGATATTGATCTGCTTCCATAATTGGTCTAAGAATTTCCTGACATCAGTGCTTGAACCGCCTGCACAAACAACCTTACATCTTCCTGCAGCCAAGACTGCTTCCTTGAATATTTCTTCAGAAAGCTTACCTTCTTTTTTGGGATAGTTGACTTTGACAAAATCAGCACCAAGACAACATGCAGCTCCGGTTGCACCTGCAATTAAGTGAGGATCTTTTTCATCGGGAACGGCTTTTCCTCGTGGATACACCCAGAAAACAACAAGTAAGCCATGGTTATGAGCTTCTATTGCTACTTGTTGCGCTTCTTTCAGCATCTGCGGTTCAAATTCAGAGCCAAGATAAATAGTATAACCAACAGCCACTATATTCAAATGAGCATTTTTTTTCAATGCCATCACTTGATCAATGGTCACCAACTGCCCTGAGAAAGGGTCTTGTTGAGCAGTCTTTACCAGGTGAGATTTTGAGTTTATTTTTACAAGGTAAGGAATGCGGGAATATGACGAACCATAGCGTGCGATGAGCCCAAACTGAGCAGCAAAAACACCAATTCGTGCTTGATTTGCAATACGAAACAAATGCTCTGGGATATGGTCATCAACAGCTATAGCTTCTTTCTCAGAGCCATAGAAATCGTCATTCAGATGCTCGATCTTTTGATCGCCTGCAAAGAGCATCAGACGGCCAGTGTTGTTGGTCATCTTCATAAAATTCTTCACATACTCATCATGCATTGCCTGAGGCACATCGCTTGGAACAAGAACGTCTCGTGGTGTTATTGTTTTTAATCCCATATCATTCCCCTCCTTTGTTTCGTTGTTTCTCAAAGGTGGATAACGAGATAATTTATAAATATTGTTGTGATCAGAACTGTAAAAATGTCACTACCTTGGGAACGTCAACGGTTTTAATGACAAAAATCGTATCATCCCAACAACTCATGAATTCCTTGATATTAACGCCATGCTCAAAGAAAAGTCCGGTGACATAAGCAATAGCCCCTGGTACCTTCTCAATACCTGGGCTTACGACAATAATCATCGAAAGCCCGGTCTCAGCATCCTTTAGTGAGGAGGAAAAACGTTTCTTCAACAAATCCGCATACTGATCATGGGTAATGATAGTAATCGTTTTTGTTCCTTCTAAGACAAAAAAGATATCACGCTTTTTTTTAATCTCCTTCTCGACATCAATAAGGCTGTCAGGGTAAACTGTCTTTTCAAGAATAAGCGTTGTTATTCTGTTCTTAATCTCAAGCTGACTTCGTTGAAATAGTGAAATGATCTTTTCTTCATGCTGAGTTTCTTGTTGAAGTTTTTCACGAAAGCGGCGTGCTGCAATAAGAATAGCATCATGACTACGCTGCAACTGAAGTTCTTTACTGATCTGACGAGACAATGCAGAATAATTAATGAGTCCTTTCTTTAAGCAATCTTTGATGGCAAGATGGGTTTTAATGTACTGCTCGGTCTGCTTGGTGATGGTTGTCATAGTTACCACAAAATATTCAATATTTATAAATATGACGATTCTGTCTGAAATGAAACATATCTGTTCAATAAACCGTCAACTTCCTATTGAGTTTAAAGAGAGAAAACTGACGTGCGAAACATTTAAATAGATCAGATCAAAGAAAGAATACATGGGCTTATTTTCGTTTGGAGAAAAAATCAAGATTGAAGTCGTTCTTAGCGGATCGGAAATGTCTGAAATTGAGAGGAGAATGGCTGTTCTTCGTGCAAAGATGAATGTACCTGATTTACGCCATACTTTTATCGATTTAAGTGGTATCGATCATGTCAGGCTTTATAACATTGCAGACGAAGCTATGATTGCTGCACGAGAGCTAAACAAACAGAGAGCACATCCTATCCATAAAGAAGATTCCGATTTACACAAGATTCTCACATTTATCGTCTTTGTAGGTACTCATGCGACCCCTATACTGGTGAACTATGCCGATACGTCTGGTAACCCCCCAAGAATCAAAGCTATACGAGAATTCCTCCAAGGAGTGAAAGAGCTCGCAATAGTGTTAGATGATGCTATCAAGCGTTTTATGTATGAAGAGATTGCTTTTCTCCGTGATCTCCAGACACAGAAAGCTACGCTTGAAGCAACGCTCGCTAAACTACATTAAACCACGTGAATGTTCATAAAAAATATAAAGAAAGCCGTATTCTTCACGACAATGAAATGCAGCATCTGTAAAGCAACCATTGAAGAAACCTTCTTGAAGAAGATTGTCGGTACCTACATTAAAGATAAGAAAGGTAAACTCCAAGGTGTATGCTCTTCCTGCCAGCAACAATTTAAAAACAACAAAGAAGCCATGCTGCAGAGCAGTTAGTACACGATAACCGTAAGTGAGGGAATTCTTTCAAAATGGTTCTGCAGTGATTTCGTACAAGTGATATCCTTTACGTAATCGGTTGACAGATTTTTTCAAAGTCTTTATTTCTTCAGCAGATGAGTCCTTCCAGATTCCTGCAAAATCCATAAGGTTAGTTTTTGTTGCCATCACAGCCGTGTATGTGTACACATATATAAATTATAAATGGTGTTAAGTCATTCAACAGATGGCAAACCTTTAAAATAATCCCTTATTTCTCTTCATCAATATGCCCCCGTAGCATAGTAGCTATTGCGGCAGCCTCGTAAACCTTATCAGGTCTCATCGAGCTTTTGGCTTGCCTAAGCTCAAGGCCAGACGATAAGGAACAAGAGAGCTGCAGGTCGCGAGTGCAACTCTCGTCGGGGGCTTCTTTTATCTTTCTTCACCTAAGCCTTATCAGAAGTTATGTAATGGACTCTGTCAAGAAAAATGTTATATTCAAGAGAAACCCGACACCCCTCATCACAGATGGGGGGATTGCTCGCTCCCTTCGGTCGCTCGGTCGGGTTTCTAAGAATGAGAGTATTCTGGATGCAGTTACTGCTTCCAAACCACCAGTCAAAGACTGGATGGAATACTCACATTCAATCGAGAAAACGGCCTATTTAGTTTATTGGGTTTAGGATCTAACGTACTGAAGTAATTCAATTATTTGAGACGAAAACTCTATTAGTCCGGTTCTAACCAAGATCTCTCTTACATCAGATGTGTGCGAGTCATATCTAATCCAAGAAACGTGTCTATTTCTAGCAAAATCTTGCTCAGTATCTTCCCAAATTGCCTTCAATCTATCATAAACAGCAGGATCGGTTGGCGGACTGTGAAGTTCGTCTTTCTTTGATCTACTTCTAATTCGACTCTTTGCAACTTCTTCAGGGCAGATACACTCTATTAACAATACCGGTACATTATAACAAAATGCAATATCATATACGATTTGTCTGCCAACACTACTTTTATAATGTGAATGGACTATCACCCCTCCCTCATCTTGTAATGTTTCTGAAATTTCTTGATACATGTGTAAAAGCACTTCACCTGTATCTCTTGGATCATAATCAGGTCTACCTAATTTTCTTCTTGTGTCGTCAGGACTGAATCTTCGGTAATTATCAAGTCTATCTTCTAAGAATCTGCTTACTGTTCTTTTTCCAGTTCCAGAATTTCCATTTACAATTATTAATGGATTCATATTAGAACCGAACCTCGTACAGCATCATCGATAATCCGCAAGGCGTTCTGGTCAGTACGACGACCACGAAACCTGTTCAATGCTCGAGTAACAATACGTCGTGCCCCGTCAAGGTCATATCGATCAAGTAAACCAACTGCAGCAACAGCAATATTTACTCCACCATACAATAGATTTGCACGATCTGCCCGCTGCAAGGTCTCGCAGAGAAGAACAAGGTGATCTCCTTCCCAACCAGTAGCTTGTGTGTTGAGATGCTGAAAAACATCGAGAACATCTCCTTTTTCTCTTCCATATTCAGAACGAAGTGCTTCAAGATACTGTCTGGCAGCATCAACCGATAAACGCTGGACAAAGGCTTTGATATTATCGTGCTCACGATCTAAAGGATCTGGTGAGATACCATGAAGTGGACCGTACTTTATTGTGGCAAGAAAATCTGCACGGAGTTCTGGCAATACCTCGATACAAGCCCCTGCAATAGGTGCATATCGCTCATGCCGAAAATAAGTAACTTTTCCGTCAAAACTCACTGCAGAAGGCTCAGGAAAAGGAATATCGCGCAATTGAGCAACCATGGTAGTAATCAGTTCTCGGTCAGGACTAGGTACGTGTGCTAGCCCTTCATCCGAAACAAGCCTATCAAGGTCTGTAGTATGAGCAAGTTCACGTTTTTCACGAATCCTATCGAGAAGTGCATCCTGAAGTGAGACAACAGCAGATTCGTAACGTGCTTCTGTTCTTTCTTTTAATCGCTCTGAGATCTGCTGGCTTAACCGCATTCCTAAGGTATAAAAGGAATCGTACAACTGATCTGCACTAACCTGAAACTCTTGAGCTACTCGAACAAGCATATTGTTGGCTTCCACAAATTCCCTGAATAAAGAATTATCAGCTATCATGCTATGCGTATATCTATCCGGTAAACGAACGCCTGAAGAAGCATCAAGAAGGGTAACCGCATAAGGTTTCTCAGGAATAAGGTCACTATAACGGTTCACTCCCCGAGGTAAAGCTCGAGGTTCATCTAACTGCTCCTTCATTACGGTAAAGCGAGCAACATCATCAGGAATATGCCTTCTGTGTATCTCTAAATACTGCATACTACCCCCTCAAGAAGATAAGAAAATGCATTCCACTTTATAAAGGTTGATGATTACTTCGCTGTAACTTACTATCTAAATAGTAAGTAAATGCTTAAATACTTGCATAACGTCATATAATGTTAGGTTTACAAAAACAGATTTTTCTAACGGTTATAAACGGATGAGGTGTTACCATGGAAAAGACAGTAACGAAAGAAGTTCAGGAACGAAGAAAAGCAAATTACGATATTGATCATCTCTTTCTTAACCGGTGGTCACCACGATCAATGACCGGCGAAGCATTAATAGAAGATGAATTCATGCCGCTCTTTGAAGCAGCGCGATGGGCACCCTCGTCGTACAACTCACAGCAATGGAGATTTCTCTATGCAAAACGAAACAGTAAAGAATGGAATACTTTTCTTGACTTACTTGTTGAGGGAAATAAAGGATGGGCAAAAAATGCTGCACTCCTTGTTGTTGTCATTTCACGAAAGAATTTTGAGCATAATGAAAAGCCCTCACGAACCCATGTCTTTGATGCAGGAGCAGCATGGGAAAATCTTGCCTTAGAAGGCGCTCAAAGAGGACTTGTCGTGCATGGCATGGAAGGCTTTGATTATGACAAAGCAAAAAAGATTCTCGGTGTACCAGACAACTATGATGTCTGTGCCATGATTGCAATTGGTAAAAGAGGCAAAAAAGAAAATTTACCTTCACAACTACAGGAAATTGAACAGCCAAATGACCGAAGGCCATTGCACGACATAGCAATCGAAGGAAGGTTCAGGGGAAAATAATTTTTTTCTTTTTCACTATTTTCTGTACAAAAAGGTAAATATTTATAAATTAGGTACTTACTTCAGAGTTATGAGACAGTTCATTGAACAAGCATTACTTCATTGCTTGGGTCTTCAATCTGAAGATACGGTAACCGTCATAACCGATAGAGAGACTGAAAAGATTGGTGCATCATTAAGAGAGACAACTTCTTCGTTGGGAGGAAG from Candidatus Woesearchaeota archaeon encodes:
- a CDS encoding aldolase; translation: MGLKTITPRDVLVPSDVPQAMHDEYVKNFMKMTNNTGRLMLFAGDQKIEHLNDDFYGSEKEAIAVDDHIPEHLFRIANQARIGVFAAQFGLIARYGSSYSRIPYLVKINSKSHLVKTAQQDPFSGQLVTIDQVMALKKNAHLNIVAVGYTIYLGSEFEPQMLKEAQQVAIEAHNHGLLVVFWVYPRGKAVPDEKDPHLIAGATGAACCLGADFVKVNYPKKEGKLSEEIFKEAVLAAGRCKVVCAGGSSTDVRKFLDQLWKQINISGASGNATGRNVHQKPLDEAVRMCNAISAITLDGKDVETAMKIYQGK
- a CDS encoding AAA family ATPase — protein: MNPLIIVNGNSGTGKRTVSRFLEDRLDNYRRFSPDDTRRKLGRPDYDPRDTGEVLLHMYQEISETLQDEGGVIVHSHYKSSVGRQIVYDIAFCYNVPVLLIECICPEEVAKSRIRSRSKKDELHSPPTDPAVYDRLKAIWEDTEQDFARNRHVSWIRYDSHTSDVREILVRTGLIEFSSQIIELLQYVRS
- a CDS encoding Lrp/AsnC family transcriptional regulator, giving the protein MNGNLDKKDELILEAIKHNARASTRDLSKIIGLPITTIHTRLKRLEKEKIITEYTTKIDHTKTGRPILTYIFLTVDSSNFKTLNQPQLKQKILKLIHAEEVYMITGHFDILIKIYIKDTKDLSYIIETLRRLEGVHSTQTMVVLE
- a CDS encoding inositol monophosphatase, which produces MTFIKEMRQTAEKAARVAGKIILNSFQQDIRFERKKDHSFVSIVDKECEENIRKIILSHYPTHAIMGEEFGFKEGSENKGNTENIIWHIDPLDGTSNFKNKYRTVVVSIGVEKHNVFIMGVIYNPFTNELCYAEKGRGAFCNGKRLKVSNASFQEGIVMLNGTFRGKERIKRKVAFLEAFARISPRIRMLGSNVLQLVDVANGIAVANISDGLYIHDLAAGLVLVREAGGIVTDIYGNEPTRETRTVIAVNTVKNYKAILKITRQLY
- a CDS encoding phosphomannomutase/phosphoglucomutase, which codes for MTSPHIFKAYDIRGVYPTELNEETAFLLGRAFVTLMQKEQKRKKLLLAVGRDMRLSSPVLATNLIRGMTTQGADVLDLGLVSTPTFYFAVVHYQTDGGVVVSASHNPKEYNGFKLVRHHAIPISGETGIRELQSLIEKNVFPKKETQGKVTLPKDVLKEHVVHDLRFVSFSEVTSPIKPFTIVADAANSMGALYLEELFHYLPCRLIKVNFTLDGTFPAHQPDPLQEKNLEQLKQKILEVKADLGIAPDGDGDRVFFVDNKGQTVPQPILRGLLAQIFLQEHPRAKICYDIRPGKITKDMILEAGGKPILTRVGHSLIKEVMRKEKAIFAGESSGHYFLHVDDAYYEVPMIIILKILQWLSAKNKSFATLMQPYKKYVHSGEINVVVKNKEQIMQNLAQHYKDAQEISWLDGVTITYDTFWFNVRQSNTEPLLRLNLEAVSASLMKKKRDEVLSFMKE
- a CDS encoding PIN domain-containing protein; amino-acid sequence: MEFVIDANILMSALVATEGATYDLMFSERMALFAPEFLMEEFEKYKNEILKKSGLSQSDFELFLSLISSRIELIPKKEFKKLIPEAKKITPDPKDTEYIALALKMRCSLWSNDKRLKEQDKVNVYSTGELLKIIQESIIR
- a CDS encoding fructose-1,6-bisphosphatase, whose amino-acid sequence is MKLKDHLLKSGAHPHLVTVMCSIADMTKSISQAIIHQQEKEKTTNIHGDEQTALDKWADDFLVKGLHDLRLVKTIASEEQSEIIEMVKAEGEFGVTLDPLDGSSLIDVNLSLGTIVGIFEEGDVLEKGELLDAAFYVVYGPLTTLVYTVKNGVHEFVLTPKNEFVLRKENMTIPEGKIYAPGGLVKEYLPAHAAYVKALEEQGYKLRYSGGMVPDINQILHKGGIFMYPQVKGSENGKLRLLFECNPLSFIITQAGGACSDGKQSILTKKPQSIADRTPIYVGSKGAVRLAEEYLSGKKK
- a CDS encoding saccharopine dehydrogenase NADP-binding domain-containing protein, which translates into the protein MNGFPNPKIVIAGAGGIGSAVGLILREIGDVAPATIYIGDMDVATARNAAMFIADGSSKKGDVEPFELPKHGTSDGLERVVKDSHLLLDCLPGSEAPRMAELALRHGLSYANLTEYVDETNRIISMADGTESGLILQTGLAPGFINVLAMRLLREFTERYGSEAKIDYVAMKVGALSQHAGPPSYYAFTWSPIGVATEYIEPAIVIRDGKKTTVDSLSERGFAVINGRRYEEDLTSGGAADLPDHLAGRVNRLDYKTLRHEGHYTWIDGLLQQISQDSNDHKAQKLQPLMEQYVPSVEEDFVVIYASVTGSEPTQNGNGQLRTVERAYVIEPSQIGSRQLRAIQSTTAASLAESARLLFNKKPKGVLLQSQIDGQQFLNGPYVSAVYGKTTFNR
- a CDS encoding nucleotidyltransferase family protein — translated: MQFPQKAVILAGGKGTRLRPLTNTLPKALLPVHGKTLTEHLFDLFLKYDITEIILSVGYLKEKIMDYFGDGKGFGVHITYIEEKEPLGTAGPLLLAKDYLRETFIACNGDELKDIDIAEMTKLHQKNNALATLALTTVQDPQHYGVAKLHSNRILMFVEKPAPGTEPSKLINSGFYMMEPAVLNYIPQGFAMLETNVFPQLATEGKLFGYPFQGQWFDTGTMERYDVAKKNWRDINK